TAATAGCGATTGTATATGTTCATTTATAAAAGTTGCTAAAgcttatttaaaagaaacgaCAAGATGTTTAAAAGGATATTATGCTGTTAATTACTAAGACCAGGAGCAAAATTATGCGTAAGTTTTAATGGTCGTTTGTTCTGTAGCATTTTTACCCATTTTTCGACGCTGCCGTTCTTCATAATGCTGCCGACGTAACATAACCCGCTGCTTAATCAAATCAGAACCCAGCttatcaaatttataaaaactaTTATTTGGGGTATTGGAAAGGCTAATGTCAAGCGCTGGTATGCTCACGTCAGTGGAAAATATTGGGTAATATACTTTCGAGATCTGCTCATCAAAACATAACTTTATGTATTTAGAAGATGCAAACAAAGATGCTGGTGGAGGACCAACGAGGATTGAAGATATATATTTGCATTGTAGTAAATTCAAGATACGCTCTAACAGATTAAGCATAGGCTTTTCGAAACATTTCTCATCCGCGAAAATACCTGCCATAATTGGAATACCCGGAAACATTCGAGTACAGAGTTCTAAAGCAGAAATATGCTTCTCTGTAAACAAATCCCAATCACCATCAATGTATATTATGTTCTTTTCGGGATTCAACCTTAGCAAGGTTGTGCCCGAAATAAGGGTTTCTGGCTTCTCAGtgttatatataaaaacatCAGTAAAAGGAGTTAGCCCGTCGGAATCAGTTGCAAATCTTCTGAGGAGATCAATTTGGGAAGAAAGTACCGATACAGGTGTAGAATAAATCTCTAAAGGAACCGAACTAAGTAATCGATCTAGGAGCTCGGTAGTGCTCACTCCCTCCGTCCTTTTAACTTCTAAGTATTGGTCTGCTGCTTTAGCAAATCTATAACAATCGTC
This portion of the Schizosaccharomyces pombe strain 972h- genome assembly, chromosome: I genome encodes:
- the ect1 gene encoding ethanolamine-phosphate cytidylyltransferase yields the protein MASSSNIKHRLWLDGCMDFFHYGHSNAILQAKQLGETLVIGIHSDEEITLNKGPPVMTLEERCLSANTCKWVDEVVPSAPYVFDLEWMRRYGCQYVVHGDDISTDANGDDCYRFAKAADQYLEVKRTEGVSTTELLDRLLSSVPLEIYSTPVSVLSSQIDLLRRFATDSDGLTPFTDVFIYNTEKPETLISGTTLLRLNPEKNIIYIDGDWDLFTEKHISALELCTRMFPGIPIMAGIFADEKCFEKPMLNLLERILNLLQCKYISSILVGPPPASLFASSKYIKLCFDEQISKVYYPIFSTDVSIPALDISLSNTPNNSFYKFDKLGSDLIKQRVMLRRQHYEERQRRKMGKNATEQTTIKTYA